The following proteins are co-located in the Vigna angularis cultivar LongXiaoDou No.4 chromosome 2, ASM1680809v1, whole genome shotgun sequence genome:
- the LOC108328279 gene encoding probable LRR receptor-like serine/threonine-protein kinase At3g47570, with amino-acid sequence MNHPCASSRNLLSQILNRYLLVWMILMKESAIAATRAGNETDLQALLDFKNRVVADPFNIMSSWNDSLHHCNWIGITCNISNGRVMDLSLEQLRLGGTLTPFIGNLTFLNALNLLNNSFHGEIPQEVGHLLYLEHLNLSLNNFGGSIPSNLSHCTKLEVLGVGGNNLTGVIPTWIGNLSSLSRISFGLNNLIGSIPQEVGLLSSLTYLVLYGNYLSGSVPSSIYNKSSLYYFTFTQNQLHGNLPADVGFTLPNIQVFAGAVNNLTGSVPASLLNASKLEILDFSVNGLTGTLPKNLGVLNRLTRLSFEHNRLGTGKTDDLSFLDSLVNCTGLQVLRLGVNNFGGVLPKSIANFSSQMHTFALGNIPGIGDGIHGNIPVGIGNLANLALISLEGNHLTGSLPHTLGRLKNLRELYLNVNKFSGRIPSSLGNLSVLTKIFLEENNFEGSIPSSLGNCQNLLVLSLYSNKLSGTIPPEVIGLSSLAIYLDVSHNALSGTLPSEVSKLQNLGELVLSENNFSGVIPSSLGRCISLEKLHLEGNSFDGNIPQTLKNLRGLLDIDLSRNNLSGKIPEFLGQFTELKHLNLSYNNFEGEIPKNGIFKNATSLSLYGNSKLCGGIPELNFPPCTVRKASMARRLLAPKVVIPIACALVLLLILSCFLILFPIVKRSKKKIPTSTTETGLEFEISYSEINKCTGGFSLDNLIGSGSFGSVYKGTLSGDKSSVAVKVLNLQQKGAPESFIDECHVLRSVRHRNLLKIITAISGVDHQGNDFKALVFEYMPNGSLEDWLHPIRNLQFQKKTLTFTQRLNIAIDVSCALEYLHHFCETPIVHCDIKPSNVLLDNDMVARLGDFGLATFLYEESSKLSTQPVISANLRGSIGYIPPEYGMGGKPSTLGDIYSYGILLLEIFTGKRPTDEAFEGGTGIQQFVAMALSNNVMDIVDPSLVCEQDFDEESEESECEEKAIRRKNEIEGMAKGLIEDCFVSLMQIGMSCSANAPDERMPITVVINKLHTIRNVYTDKA; translated from the exons ATGAATCATCCTTGTGCAAGCTCTAGAAACCTGTTGTCACAAATCCTGAATAGATATCTTCTAGTATGGATGATCTTAATGAAGGAATCAGCAATTGCTGCAACTCGTGCAGGAAATGAAACTGATTTGCAAGCTTTACTTGACTTCAAGAATAGGGTAGTAGCAGATCCATTCAACATTATGAGTTCTTGGAATGACTCCCTCCATCACTGCAATTGGATAGGAATCACATGCAACATCTCCAATGGAAGGGTCATGGACCTTAGCCTTGAGCAACTGAGACTAGGAGGCACTCTCACACCATTCATAGGAAACCTCACATTCCTCAACGCACTCAACTTGTTAAACAATAGCTTCCATGGTGAAATTCCTCAAGAGGTGGGTCATTTACTCTATCTGGAACATCTAAACCTCAGCTTAAATAACTTTGGTGGGAGTATTCCAAGTAATCTAAGTCACTGCACAAAACTAGAAGTACTAGGTGTAGGAGGAAATAATCTTACAGGAGTAATCCCAACTTGGATTGGAAACCTTTCTTCTTTGTCTCGCATTAGCTTTGGATTAAACAACTTGATCGGAAGCATACCACAAGAGGTAGGCCTTTTATCAAGCTTGACATATCTTGTGCTATATGGGAATTACTTGTCTGGATCAGTTCCTTCTTCAATCTATAACAAATCTTCCTTATACTATTTCACTTTTACTCAAAACCAACTTCATGGGAACTTACCGGCCGATGTTGGGTTTACTCTTCCAAACATTCAAGTATTTGCTGGTGCGGTCAACAATCTTACAGGTTCTGTCCCTGCATCATTGTTGAACGCATCAAAACTAGAGATTCTTGACTTCTCCGTGAATGGTCTCACTGGAACACTGCCAAAGAACTTAGGGGTCTTGAACAGGTTAACTAGACTTAGCTTTGAACACAACAGACTGGGAACTGGGAAAACAGATGATCTTAGCTTTCTTGATTCTTTGGTCAACTGCACAGGTCTACAAGTTTTACGTCTAGGAGTAAATAATTTTGGTGGAGTATTGCCTAAATCAATTGCTAATTTCTCAAGCCAAATGCACACATTTGCCCTTGGAAATATACCTGGAATTGGCGACGGAATACATGGAAATATACCAGTTGGAATTGGCAATCTTGCTAACCTGGCCCTCATAAGTTTGGAAGGAAACCATCTAACTGGGAGTCTTCCTCATACATTGGGTAGGCTGAAAAATCTGAGAGAATTGTATCTGAATGTCAACAAATTTTCAGGTAGAATCCCATCCTCCTTGGGAAATTTGTCTGTATTAACGAAAATTTTTCTGGAGGAGAACAACTTCGAGGGAAGCATCCCTTCTAGTCTTGGAAACTGCCAAAATTTATTGGTACTCAGCCTTTATAGCAACAAGCTCAGTGGCACCATACCACCTGAAGTTATTGGCCTTTCTTCACTAGCAATTTATTTAGATGTATCTCATAATGCTTTGTCAGGGACTCTTCCATCTGAAGTGAGTAAGCTACAAAACCTTGGAGAGTTGGTGTTGTCTGAGAACAACTTTTCTGGAGTCATTCCATCTTCTCTTGGCAGATGCATTAGCTTGGAAAAGCTGCATTTGGAGGGAAATTCTTTTGATGGAAACATTCCTCAAACTTTAAAGAATTTGAGAGGTTTACTTGACATAGATCTTTCACGAAACAACTTGTCTGGCAAGATTCCCGAGTTTCTTGGGCAGTTCACTGAGCTCAAGCATTTAAATCTTTCATACAATAATTTTGAAGGTGAAATACCGAAGAATGGAATATTCAAAAATGCTACATCCCTTTCATTGTATGGCAACAGCAAGCTATGTGGGGGTATTCCAGAACTAAATTTCCCTCCATGCACTGTCAGGAAAGCTTCTATGGCAAGAAGACTCCTTGCTCCTAAGGTGGTTATCCCTATAGCATGTGCACTTGTATTACTGTTAATTCTATCGTGTTTTCTTATATTGTTCCCCATAGTAAAAAGATCAAAGAAGAAAATTCCTACATCAACTACTGAAACGGGTTTGGAATTTGAAATTTCTTACTCAGAAATTAACAAGTGCACTGGTGGGTTCTCCCTGGATAACCTGATTGGTTCGGGAAGTTTTGGTTCTGTATATAAAGGAACTCTCTCAGGTGATAAATCAAGTGTCGCAGTTAAAGTATTAAACCTTCAACAGAAAGGAGCACCTGAGAGTTTCATTGATGAATGCCATGTTCTGAGAAGTGTAAGGCATCGTAACCTACTCAAGATCATAACTGCGATCTCAGGAGTTGATCATCAAGGCAATGACTTCAAAGCTCTAGTGTTTGAGTACATGCCTAATGGAAGTCTAGAAGACTGGTTGCATCCTATAAGAAATttgcaatttcagaaaaagACATTGACATTCACTCAAAGACTGAACATAGCAATTGATGTTTCATGTGCACTGGAATACCTCCACCACTTCTGTGAAACTCCAATTGTTCATTGTGACATAAAGCCAAGTAACGTGCTTCTTGACAATGATATGGTTGCCCGTCTTGGTGACTTTGGATTAGCTACATTTCTGTATGAAGAATCAAGCAAGTTATCCACACAACCAGTTATATCAGCTAACCTAAGGGGTTCTATTGGCTACATCCCTCCAG AATATGGTATGGGTGGGAAGCCTTCCACACTTGGAGATATATACAGCTATGGGATACTGTTACTGGAAATTTTCACTGGAAAAAGGCCGACAGATGAAGCATTTGAAGGTGGCACGGGAATTCAGCAGTTTGTAGCAATGGCTCTATCTAACAATGTCATGGATATCGTTGATCCTTCATTAGTCTGTGAACAAGACTTTGATGAGGAAAGTGAAGAGTCTGAGTGTGAAGAGAAAGCTATAAGGAGGAAGAACGAGATTGAAGGAATGGCTAAAGGTTTGATTGAGGATTGCTTTGTGTCTCTGATGCAAATTGGAATGTCGTGCTCTGCAAATGCACCTGATGAACGAATGCCAATCACTGTGGTCATCAACAAACTGCATACTATCAGGAACGTTTATACAGATAAAGCATAG
- the LOC128195296 gene encoding uncharacterized protein LOC128195296, producing the protein MDLIPLPNAIDFVHQDGVSKSKFIKELHHKVKNQIQQQNEKYAKQHNKGKKELIFNEGDLVGVHLRKERFPQLRKSKLNPRGDGPFRVIRRINNNAYQIDLPPEYGVHATFNVSDLKPFAGYASENEDPMDLRANPCQDGGDDTRRPSTIGPITRGMIKKIQDDLLERPKCGLLDSHGLLLLVWLKLDTTPPFFARTSCCVLHPFPTLISYYQAIDREQLHSLQINSREQLVLQPRGPSCISLLDLHK; encoded by the exons ATGGATTTAATACCCCTTCCAAATGCTATTGATTTTGTTCATCAAGATGGGGTATCTAAATCCAAGTTTATCAAAGAATTACATCATAaggttaaaaatcaaattcaacaacaaaatgagaaatatgccAAGCAACACAACAAGGGCAAGAAAGAgttaatcttcaatgaaggtgATCTAGTTGGGGTTCAtcttagaaaggaaagatttcctcaACTAAGAAAATCCAAACTCAATCCTAGAGGAGATGGACCTTTTAGAGTAATAAGGAGGATAAATAACAATGCCTATCAAATTGATCTTCCTCCCGAATACGGTGTTCATGCTACCTTCAATGTATCTGACCTTAAACCTTTTGCAGGTTATGCAAGTGAAAATGAAGACCCTATGGATTTGAGGGCAAATCCCTGTCAAGATGGAGgggatgatacaagaaggcctagcaccattggACCTATCACAAGAGGGATGATCAAGAAAATACAAGATGA CTTGCTGGAACGTCCCAAGTGTGGGCTGCTGGACTCTCACGGCCTCCTCCTCTTGGTGTGGTTGAAGCTGGACACTACACCTCCATTCTTTGCTCGGACCAGCTGCTGTGTGCTTCATCCGTTTCCAACTCTGATCAGCTACTACCAAGCCATTGACCGTGAGCAACTGCACAGCCTCCAGATCAACTCCCGTGAACAACTTGTGCTTCAACCGAGAGGTCCTTCTTGCATCTCCTTGCTGGATTTGCACAAATAA